A section of the Pseudomonas fluorescens genome encodes:
- the gltA gene encoding citrate synthase, producing MADKKAQLIIEGAAPVELPILTGTVGPDVIDVRGLTATGRFTFDPGFMSTASCESKITYIDGDNGILLHRGYPIEQLAEKSDYLETCYLLLNGELPTPAQKAQFVSTVKNHTMVHEQLKTFFNGFRRDAHPMAVMCGVVGALSAFYHDSLDINNPQHREISAIRLVAKMPTLAAMVYKYSMGQPMMYPRNDLTYAENFLHMMFNTPCEIKPISPVLAKAMDRIFILHADHEQNASTSTVRLAGSSGANPFACIAAGIAALWGPAHGGANEAVLTMLDEIGDVSNIDKFIAKAKDKNDPFKLMGFGHRVYKNRDPRATVMKQTCDEVLKELGINNDPQLELAMRLEEIALTDPYFIERSLYPNVDFYSGIILKAIGIPTSMFTVIFALARTVGWISHWKEMLSSPYKIGRPRQLYTGYESRDITKLEDRK from the coding sequence ATGGCTGACAAAAAAGCGCAGTTGATCATCGAGGGCGCAGCCCCCGTCGAGCTGCCCATTTTAACCGGCACCGTTGGTCCCGATGTTATCGACGTACGGGGCCTGACGGCCACGGGCCGTTTCACTTTCGACCCTGGCTTCATGTCGACCGCCTCTTGCGAGTCGAAGATTACCTATATCGATGGCGATAATGGCATTCTGCTACATCGCGGCTACCCGATCGAACAACTGGCCGAGAAATCGGACTATCTGGAAACCTGCTACCTGCTGCTGAACGGCGAATTGCCAACACCTGCGCAAAAGGCCCAGTTTGTCAGCACCGTGAAGAACCACACCATGGTTCACGAGCAGTTGAAGACCTTTTTCAACGGCTTCCGTCGCGATGCCCACCCGATGGCCGTCATGTGCGGTGTAGTCGGCGCCCTGTCGGCCTTCTATCACGACTCCCTGGACATCAATAACCCGCAGCATCGCGAAATCTCCGCGATCCGCCTGGTTGCCAAGATGCCAACCCTGGCGGCGATGGTTTACAAGTACTCCATGGGCCAGCCCATGATGTACCCGCGCAACGACCTGACGTACGCGGAAAACTTCCTGCACATGATGTTCAACACCCCGTGCGAGATCAAACCGATCAGCCCGGTGCTGGCCAAGGCCATGGATCGGATCTTCATCCTCCATGCCGACCACGAACAGAACGCCTCGACATCCACCGTGCGCCTGGCGGGCTCCTCGGGGGCCAATCCATTCGCCTGTATCGCCGCCGGTATCGCCGCACTCTGGGGCCCTGCCCACGGCGGTGCGAACGAAGCCGTATTGACCATGCTCGATGAAATCGGCGATGTGTCCAACATCGACAAGTTCATCGCCAAGGCCAAGGACAAGAACGATCCGTTCAAGCTGATGGGCTTCGGCCACCGGGTCTACAAGAACCGTGACCCGCGCGCCACCGTCATGAAGCAGACCTGCGACGAAGTGTTGAAGGAACTGGGCATCAACAACGATCCGCAACTTGAACTGGCTATGCGCCTGGAAGAGATCGCGCTGACCGACCCATACTTCATCGAGCGCTCGCTGTACCCGAACGTCGACTTCTACTCGGGGATCATCCTCAAGGCGATCGGTATCCCAACCAGCATGTTCACCGTGATCTTCGCCCTGGCGCGGACCGTGGGCTGGATCTCCCACTGGAAAGAAATGCTCTCCAGCCCGTACAAGATTGGCCGCCCGCGCCAGCTGTACACCGGCTACGAGTCGCGTGACATTACCAAGCTGGAAGACCGCAAGTAA
- the sdhC gene encoding succinate dehydrogenase, cytochrome b556 subunit, whose protein sequence is MNSQRPVNLDLRTIKLPITGVTSFLHRVSGIILFLGLGIMLYALSKSLGSEEGYAEVKACLTSPLAKFVAWGLLSALLYHLVAGVRHLIMDMGIGETLEGGRLGSKIIIAISVVLIVLAGVWIW, encoded by the coding sequence GTGAATAGCCAACGACCTGTAAACCTAGACCTAAGGACCATCAAACTCCCCATCACCGGCGTTACGTCGTTCCTGCACCGTGTTTCCGGCATCATCCTGTTCCTGGGCTTGGGCATCATGCTTTATGCATTGAGCAAATCCCTGGGTTCCGAGGAAGGATACGCCGAGGTGAAGGCATGCTTGACCAGCCCGCTGGCCAAGTTCGTAGCATGGGGCCTCCTGTCCGCTCTGCTGTATCACCTGGTAGCCGGTGTGCGCCACTTGATCATGGACATGGGCATCGGTGAGACGCTGGAAGGCGGCCGCCTGGGCTCGAAAATCATCATCGCCATTTCCGTGGTGCTGATCGTTCTGGCAGGAGTTTGGATATGGTAA
- the sdhD gene encoding succinate dehydrogenase, hydrophobic membrane anchor protein, whose protein sequence is MVTSVTNLSRSGLYDWMAQRVSAVVLAAYFIFLIGYLVANPGIGYAQWHGLFSHNGMRIFSLLALVALGAHAWVGMWTIATDYLTPMALGKSATAVRFLFQAVCGVAMFAYFVWGVQILWGI, encoded by the coding sequence ATGGTAACCAGCGTTACGAACCTTTCGCGTTCGGGCCTCTATGACTGGATGGCACAGCGTGTGTCTGCGGTCGTTCTCGCGGCTTATTTCATTTTCCTGATCGGGTACCTCGTTGCAAACCCTGGCATTGGCTACGCCCAATGGCACGGTCTGTTCTCCCACAACGGGATGCGTATCTTCAGTCTGCTCGCCCTTGTGGCCCTGGGCGCTCACGCCTGGGTCGGCATGTGGACCATCGCGACCGACTACCTGACGCCAATGGCGCTGGGCAAGTCCGCGACTGCAGTACGTTTCCTTTTCCAGGCAGTATGCGGCGTCGCGATGTTCGCTTACTTCGTCTGGGGTGTGCAGATTCTCTGGGGTATCTGA
- the sdhA gene encoding succinate dehydrogenase flavoprotein subunit yields MANIPTISFDAIIIGGGGAGMRAALQLAQGGHKTAVITKVFPTRSHTVSAQGGITCAIASADPNDDWRWHMYDTVKGSDYIGDQDAIEYMCQEGPAAVFELDHMGLPFSRTEQGRIYQRPFGGQSKDYGKGGQAARTCAASDRTGHALLHTLYQGNLKAGTTFLNEYYAVDLVKNQDGAFVGVIAICIETGETTYIRAKATVLATGGAGRIYASTTNALINTGDGVGMALRAGVPVQDIEMWQFHPTGIAGAGVLVTEGCRGEGGYLINKHGERFMERYAPNAKDLAGRDVVARSMVKEIIAGNGCGPNGDHVLLKLDHLGEEVLHSRLPGICELSKTFAHVDPVVAPVPVVPTCHYMMGGVPTNIHGQAITQNAEGVDEIIHGLFAVGEVACVSVHGANRLGGNSLLDLVVFGRAAGLHLEKALTDGIEYDDATDANIEAALARLNALNERTDGEDVATLRRELQSCMQNYFGVFRTGEYMQKGIAQLADLRKRIANVKINDKSQAFNTARIEALELQNLLEVAEATAIAAEVRKESRGAHAREDFEDRDDENWLCHTLYFPGDKRVTKRAVNFSPKTVPTFEPKIRTY; encoded by the coding sequence ATGGCTAACATTCCAACGATTTCTTTTGACGCCATCATTATTGGTGGTGGCGGCGCCGGCATGCGCGCTGCGCTGCAGCTGGCCCAGGGCGGCCACAAGACGGCGGTGATCACCAAGGTGTTCCCGACCCGTTCCCACACTGTATCGGCCCAGGGTGGCATCACCTGCGCGATCGCGTCTGCAGATCCGAACGATGACTGGCGCTGGCACATGTACGATACCGTCAAGGGTTCCGACTATATCGGCGACCAGGACGCTATCGAGTACATGTGTCAGGAAGGCCCGGCTGCGGTGTTCGAGCTGGACCACATGGGTCTGCCGTTCTCCCGTACCGAGCAGGGTCGTATCTACCAGCGTCCATTCGGCGGTCAGTCCAAGGATTACGGTAAGGGTGGCCAGGCTGCCCGTACCTGCGCGGCATCCGACCGTACTGGTCACGCACTGCTGCACACCCTCTATCAGGGCAACCTGAAAGCCGGCACCACGTTCCTGAACGAGTACTACGCAGTTGACCTGGTGAAAAACCAGGACGGCGCATTCGTCGGCGTGATCGCTATCTGCATCGAAACCGGTGAAACCACCTACATCCGCGCCAAGGCTACCGTTCTGGCGACTGGCGGTGCAGGTCGCATCTACGCTTCGACCACCAATGCCCTGATCAACACCGGCGACGGCGTTGGCATGGCGCTGCGTGCTGGCGTTCCGGTACAAGACATCGAAATGTGGCAGTTCCACCCGACCGGTATCGCCGGCGCCGGTGTACTGGTTACGGAAGGTTGCCGTGGTGAAGGCGGTTACCTGATCAACAAGCACGGCGAGCGTTTCATGGAGCGTTATGCTCCGAACGCGAAAGACCTTGCTGGTCGTGACGTTGTTGCCCGTTCGATGGTTAAAGAGATTATCGCCGGTAACGGCTGTGGCCCGAATGGCGACCACGTACTGTTGAAGCTCGATCACTTGGGCGAAGAAGTGCTGCACAGCCGTCTGCCAGGTATCTGCGAGCTGTCCAAGACTTTCGCACACGTTGACCCGGTGGTTGCTCCGGTGCCAGTGGTTCCAACCTGCCATTACATGATGGGCGGCGTGCCGACCAACATCCATGGCCAGGCAATCACCCAGAACGCCGAAGGCGTGGACGAGATCATTCATGGTCTGTTCGCTGTGGGCGAAGTGGCTTGTGTATCGGTGCACGGTGCCAACCGTCTGGGTGGCAACTCGCTGCTCGACCTGGTGGTATTCGGCCGTGCTGCTGGCCTGCACCTGGAAAAGGCGCTGACCGATGGCATCGAATACGATGACGCCACCGACGCCAACATCGAGGCTGCCCTGGCACGCCTGAACGCTCTGAACGAGCGCACTGATGGCGAAGACGTGGCTACCCTGCGTCGTGAGCTGCAAAGCTGCATGCAGAACTACTTCGGTGTGTTCCGTACCGGCGAATACATGCAGAAGGGTATCGCCCAGCTGGCTGATCTGCGCAAGCGTATCGCCAACGTCAAGATCAACGATAAGAGCCAGGCGTTCAACACCGCTCGTATCGAAGCCCTTGAGCTGCAGAACCTGCTGGAAGTGGCCGAAGCGACCGCAATCGCTGCCGAGGTTCGTAAAGAATCCCGTGGTGCCCACGCCCGTGAAGACTTTGAAGATCGCGATGACGAAAACTGGTTGTGCCACACCCTGTACTTCCCGGGTGACAAGCGCGTAACCAAGCGTGCCGTGAACTTCTCGCCGAAGACGGTTCCGACGTTTGAACCGAAGATTCGGACTTACTAA
- a CDS encoding succinate dehydrogenase iron-sulfur subunit yields MLKVSVYRYNPDQDAAPFMQEFTVDTGGKDLMVLDVLALIKEQDEGFSYRRSCREGVCGSDGMNINGKNGLACITPLSAVVKGNKLIVRPLPGLPVIRDLVVDMSIFYKQYEKVKPFLQNDTPAPAIERLQSPEEREKLDGLYECILCACCSTSCPSFWWNPDKFLGPAALLQAYRFLADSRDTKTSERLASLDDPFSVFRCRGIMNCVNVCPKGLNPTKAIGHIRNMLLQSGV; encoded by the coding sequence ATGTTGAAAGTCAGTGTTTATCGCTACAACCCTGATCAGGACGCCGCGCCGTTCATGCAGGAATTTACGGTCGATACCGGTGGTAAAGACCTGATGGTGCTGGATGTGCTGGCCCTGATCAAAGAGCAGGACGAAGGTTTCTCCTATCGTCGCTCTTGCCGTGAAGGTGTATGCGGTTCCGACGGCATGAACATCAACGGCAAAAACGGCCTGGCGTGCATCACGCCGCTGTCCGCTGTGGTCAAAGGCAACAAGCTGATCGTTCGTCCACTGCCAGGTTTGCCGGTTATCCGTGACCTGGTCGTCGATATGAGCATCTTCTACAAGCAATACGAGAAGGTTAAGCCATTCCTGCAGAACGACACGCCGGCCCCGGCCATCGAGCGTCTGCAGTCCCCGGAAGAACGCGAGAAGCTCGACGGTCTGTACGAGTGCATCCTGTGCGCTTGCTGCTCGACCTCTTGCCCGTCCTTCTGGTGGAATCCGGACAAGTTCCTGGGTCCAGCTGCATTGCTGCAAGCCTATCGCTTCCTGGCAGACAGCCGTGACACCAAGACGTCCGAGCGTCTGGCTTCACTGGATGACCCGTTCAGCGTATTCCGCTGCCGCGGGATCATGAACTGCGTCAACGTATGTCCCAAAGGCCTGAACCCGACTAAGGCCATTGGTCACATCCGTAACATGCTGCTGCAGAGCGGCGTGTAA
- a CDS encoding 2-oxoglutarate dehydrogenase E1 component — MQESVMQRMWNSGYLSGGNAAYVEELYELYLHDPNAVPEEWRTKFQTLSSDGNAATDVSHATIRDQFVLLAKNQRRAQPVSAGSVSSEHEKKQVEVLRLIQAYRMRGHQAAQLDPLGLWQRPAPADLSINHYGLTNADLDTTFRAGDLFIGKEEASLREIHEALQQTYCRTIGAEFTHITDSEQRHWFQHRLEGVRGRPVLSADVRSHLLERVTAAEGLEKYLGTKYPGTKRFGLEGGESLIPMLDELIQRSGSYGTKEIVIGMAHRGRLNVLVNTFGKNPRELFDEFEGKKKVELGSGDVKYHQGFSSNVMTTGGEVHLAMAFNPSHLEIVSPVVEGSVRARQDRRNDSTGEKVLPISIHGDAAFAGQGVVLETFQMSQTRGFKTGGTVHIVINNQVGFTISNPLDARSTEYATDVAKMIQAPILHVNGDDPEAVLFVTQLAIDYRMQFKRDVVIDLVCYRRRGHNEADEPSGTQPLMYQQITKQRTTRELYAESLTKAGVLDEARVQAKIDEYRNALDNGLHVVKSLVKEPNKELFVDWRPYLGHAWTARHDTSFDLKTLQELSAKLLEIPEGFVVQRQVAKIYEDRQKMQAGGLPINWGYAETMAYATLAFEGHPIRMTGQDIGRGTFSHRHAVLHNQKDAGTYIPLQHLYEGQPRFDLYDSFLSEEAVLAFEYGYSTTTPNALVIWEAQFGDFANGAQVVIDQFITSGEHKWGRLCGLTMLLPHGYEGQGPEHSSARLERYLQLCAEHNIQVCVPTTPAQIYHLLRRQVIRPLRKPLVVLTPKSLLRHKLAISTLEDLADGSFQTVIPEIDTLDAAKVTRLILCSGKVYYDLLEKRRAEGREDIAIVRIEQLYPFPEDDLMEAIAPYTNLTHVVWCQEEPMNQGAWYSSQHHLRRSIGNHNKALGLEYAGRDASAAPACGYASMHAEQQEKLLQDAFTV, encoded by the coding sequence ATGCAAGAAAGCGTGATGCAGCGCATGTGGAACAGCGGCTATCTTTCAGGTGGTAACGCTGCCTATGTGGAAGAGCTTTATGAGCTCTACCTGCACGACCCTAACGCTGTGCCAGAAGAATGGCGCACCAAATTTCAGACGTTGTCTTCAGACGGCAACGCTGCCACCGATGTATCGCACGCAACAATTCGCGATCAGTTCGTGCTGCTGGCAAAGAACCAGCGCCGCGCCCAGCCGGTTTCCGCCGGGAGCGTGAGCAGTGAGCACGAGAAGAAGCAAGTTGAAGTACTGCGACTGATCCAGGCCTACCGTATGCGTGGCCACCAGGCAGCCCAGCTTGATCCGCTGGGGCTGTGGCAGCGTCCTGCACCTGCAGACCTGTCGATCAATCACTACGGCTTGACCAATGCCGATCTTGATACGACCTTCCGTGCCGGCGACCTGTTCATCGGCAAAGAGGAAGCGAGCCTACGCGAAATTCACGAAGCGTTGCAGCAGACATATTGCCGCACCATCGGCGCTGAGTTTACGCACATCACCGATTCCGAGCAGCGTCACTGGTTCCAGCATCGCCTGGAAGGCGTGCGTGGTCGTCCGGTGCTGTCGGCCGATGTACGCAGCCACCTGCTTGAGCGTGTCACCGCTGCCGAGGGCCTGGAAAAATACCTGGGCACCAAATACCCGGGTACCAAGCGTTTCGGCCTGGAAGGCGGCGAGAGCCTGATTCCGATGCTTGACGAACTGATCCAGCGTTCCGGTTCCTACGGTACCAAGGAAATCGTGATCGGCATGGCTCACCGTGGTCGCCTGAACGTGTTGGTCAACACCTTCGGCAAGAACCCGCGCGAGCTGTTCGACGAGTTCGAAGGCAAGAAGAAGGTCGAGCTGGGTTCCGGTGACGTTAAGTACCACCAGGGCTTCTCGTCCAACGTGATGACCACCGGCGGTGAAGTCCACCTGGCCATGGCGTTCAACCCATCCCACCTGGAAATCGTTTCTCCGGTGGTCGAGGGTTCGGTACGTGCTCGCCAGGATCGCCGCAACGACTCCACCGGTGAGAAGGTGCTGCCGATTTCCATCCACGGTGACGCGGCATTCGCCGGTCAAGGCGTGGTCCTGGAAACGTTCCAGATGTCGCAGACCCGCGGCTTCAAGACTGGCGGTACCGTTCATATCGTCATCAACAACCAGGTTGGTTTCACCATCAGCAACCCGCTGGACGCACGCTCTACCGAGTACGCGACCGACGTTGCCAAGATGATCCAGGCGCCGATCCTCCATGTGAATGGTGATGACCCGGAAGCCGTATTGTTCGTGACCCAACTGGCCATTGACTACCGCATGCAGTTCAAGCGTGACGTGGTCATCGACCTGGTTTGCTACCGCCGCCGCGGTCACAACGAAGCGGACGAGCCTAGCGGCACCCAACCGTTGATGTACCAGCAGATCACCAAGCAGCGCACCACCCGTGAGCTGTACGCCGAAAGCCTGACCAAGGCCGGCGTGCTGGATGAGGCGCGTGTTCAGGCGAAAATCGACGAATACCGCAACGCGCTGGACAATGGTCTGCATGTAGTAAAAAGTCTGGTCAAAGAGCCGAACAAAGAGCTGTTCGTGGACTGGCGCCCGTACCTGGGCCATGCCTGGACTGCGCGTCACGACACTTCGTTCGACCTGAAGACCCTGCAGGAACTGTCTGCCAAGCTGCTGGAAATCCCGGAAGGCTTCGTGGTACAGCGCCAGGTTGCGAAGATCTACGAAGACCGTCAGAAGATGCAAGCCGGCGGCCTGCCGATCAACTGGGGCTATGCCGAAACCATGGCATACGCGACCCTGGCGTTCGAAGGTCACCCGATCCGCATGACCGGCCAGGACATCGGCCGTGGTACGTTCTCGCACCGTCACGCGGTATTGCACAACCAGAAGGACGCGGGCACCTACATCCCGTTGCAGCACCTGTACGAAGGCCAGCCACGTTTCGACCTGTACGACTCGTTCCTGTCCGAAGAAGCCGTACTGGCGTTCGAATACGGTTACTCGACCACCACGCCAAACGCGCTGGTGATCTGGGAAGCCCAGTTCGGTGACTTCGCCAACGGCGCCCAGGTGGTTATCGACCAGTTCATCACCAGCGGCGAGCACAAGTGGGGCCGTCTGTGCGGTCTGACGATGTTGCTGCCACACGGTTATGAAGGTCAGGGCCCGGAGCACTCCTCGGCCCGTCTGGAGCGTTACCTGCAATTGTGCGCCGAGCACAATATCCAGGTGTGCGTGCCGACTACCCCGGCCCAGATCTACCACTTGCTGCGTCGCCAGGTGATCCGCCCGCTGCGCAAGCCGCTGGTAGTGCTGACGCCGAAATCGCTGTTGCGTCACAAATTGGCCATCTCGACCCTGGAAGATCTGGCCGATGGTTCGTTCCAGACCGTTATTCCGGAAATCGACACCCTGGACGCGGCCAAGGTCACTCGCCTGATCCTGTGCAGCGGCAAGGTTTACTACGACTTGCTGGAAAAACGTCGTGCCGAAGGCCGCGAAGATATCGCCATCGTGCGTATCGAGCAGCTTTACCCGTTCCCGGAAGACGACCTGATGGAGGCCATTGCGCCTTACACCAACCTCACCCATGTGGTGTGGTGCCAGGAAGAACCGATGAACCAGGGCGCGTGGTACAGCAGCCAGCATCACCTGCGTCGTAGCATCGGCAACCACAACAAGGCCCTGGGCCTGGAGTACGCCGGTCGTGATGCTTCTGCTGCACCTGCTTGTGGTTATGCATCGATGCATGCCGAGCAGCAGGAAAAACTGCTGCAAGATGCTTTCACTGTTTAA
- the odhB gene encoding 2-oxoglutarate dehydrogenase complex dihydrolipoyllysine-residue succinyltransferase, whose translation MAIEIKAPSFPESVADGTVATWHKKPGEAVKRDDLIVDIETDKVVLEVLAEADGVLGAIVAEEGATVLSNQVLGSIEEGSAAAAAPAAAPAAAPAAAAAPAAGAEDPIAAPAARQLAEENGINLASIKGTGKDGRVTKEDVVAAVEAKKNAPAAAPAKAAAPAAAAPVFAAGDRTEKRVPMTRVRATVAKRLVEAQSNMAMLTTFNEVDMTEVMALRSKYKDLFEKSHNGVRLGFMSFFVKAATEALKRFPAVNASIDGGDIVYHGYADVGVAVSSDRGLVVPVLRNAELMSLAEIEGGIAGFGKKARDGKLTIDEMTGGTFTITNGGTFGSMMSTPIVNPPQAAILGMHNIIQRPMAINGQVVIRPMMYLALSYDHRLIDGKEAVTFLVTIKNLLEDPARLLLDI comes from the coding sequence ATGGCTATCGAAATCAAAGCCCCGTCATTCCCGGAATCGGTTGCCGATGGCACCGTTGCCACCTGGCACAAGAAACCAGGCGAGGCCGTCAAGCGTGACGACCTGATCGTCGACATCGAGACCGACAAAGTCGTCCTGGAAGTGTTGGCTGAAGCCGACGGCGTTCTCGGCGCTATCGTTGCCGAAGAAGGTGCAACCGTCCTGTCCAACCAGGTGCTGGGCTCGATCGAAGAGGGCAGTGCTGCCGCCGCTGCTCCAGCGGCTGCCCCGGCAGCCGCACCTGCTGCCGCTGCCGCTCCGGCTGCTGGCGCTGAAGATCCAATCGCTGCCCCGGCTGCGCGTCAGCTGGCTGAAGAAAACGGCATCAACCTGGCTTCCATCAAAGGCACCGGCAAAGACGGCCGTGTAACCAAGGAAGACGTGGTTGCTGCTGTTGAAGCCAAGAAGAACGCTCCGGCAGCCGCGCCTGCCAAGGCTGCTGCCCCGGCTGCCGCTGCGCCTGTGTTCGCCGCTGGCGACCGCACCGAGAAGCGCGTGCCGATGACCCGCGTTCGTGCCACCGTGGCCAAGCGCCTGGTTGAAGCACAGTCGAACATGGCGATGCTGACCACGTTCAACGAAGTCGACATGACTGAAGTCATGGCCCTGCGTTCGAAGTACAAGGATCTGTTCGAGAAGTCCCACAACGGCGTGCGCCTGGGCTTCATGTCGTTCTTCGTGAAAGCGGCCACCGAAGCACTGAAGCGCTTCCCGGCAGTCAACGCTTCCATCGACGGCGGCGACATTGTCTACCACGGTTATGCTGACGTCGGTGTTGCCGTCTCCAGCGACCGCGGCCTGGTGGTACCGGTCCTGCGTAACGCCGAGCTGATGAGCCTGGCTGAAATCGAAGGCGGTATCGCTGGCTTCGGCAAGAAAGCCCGTGACGGCAAGCTGACCATTGACGAGATGACCGGCGGTACCTTCACGATCACCAACGGTGGTACTTTCGGTTCGATGATGTCGACCCCGATCGTCAACCCGCCGCAAGCTGCGATCCTGGGCATGCACAACATTATCCAGCGTCCGATGGCTATCAACGGCCAGGTTGTGATTCGTCCGATGATGTACCTGGCACTGTCCTACGATCACCGCCTGATCGATGGTAAAGAAGCCGTGACTTTCCTGGTGACCATCAAGAACCTGCTGGAAGATCCAGCTCGTCTGCTGCTGGATATCTGA
- the lpdA gene encoding dihydrolipoyl dehydrogenase yields the protein MSQKFDVVVIGAGPGGYVAAIKAAQLGLSTACIEKYTDKEGKLALGGTCLNVGCIPSKALLDSSWKFHEAQDGFAIHGINHAGVTMDVPAMVGRKANIVKGLTSGVATLFKANGVTSLQGHGKLLAGKKVEITKPDGSTEIIEAENVILAPGSRPIDIPPAPVDQNVIVDSTGALEFQSVPKRLGVIGAGVIGLELGSVWSRLGSQVTVLEALDTFLLAADTAVSKEALKTLTKQGLDIKLGARVTGSKVNGEEVVVTYTDKDGEQTITFDKLIVAVGRRPVTTDLLASDSGVTIDERGFVHVDDHCATTVPGVYAIGDVVRGMMLAHKASEEGIMVVERIKGHKTQMNYDLIPSVIYTHPEIAWVGKNEQQLKAEGVEVNVGTFPFAASGRAMAANDTGGFVKVIADAKTDRVLGVHVIGPGAAELVQQGAIGMEFGTSAEDIGMMVFSHPTLSEALHEAALAVNGHAIHIANKKKR from the coding sequence ATGTCGCAGAAATTTGACGTTGTAGTGATTGGTGCGGGCCCTGGTGGCTACGTTGCCGCCATCAAGGCCGCTCAACTGGGCCTCTCGACTGCTTGCATCGAAAAATACACTGACAAGGAAGGCAAACTGGCGCTGGGCGGTACCTGCCTGAACGTTGGTTGCATTCCTTCCAAGGCGCTGCTGGACAGCTCCTGGAAATTCCACGAAGCCCAGGACGGTTTTGCCATCCACGGCATCAACCACGCTGGCGTGACCATGGACGTGCCAGCAATGGTCGGCCGCAAGGCCAACATCGTCAAAGGCCTGACCTCTGGCGTTGCTACCCTGTTCAAGGCCAATGGCGTCACTTCCCTGCAAGGTCACGGCAAACTGCTGGCCGGCAAAAAAGTTGAAATCACCAAGCCAGACGGTTCGACCGAAATCATCGAAGCCGAAAACGTGATCCTGGCTCCAGGCTCCCGTCCAATCGACATTCCACCTGCTCCTGTTGATCAGAATGTGATCGTCGATTCGACCGGCGCCCTGGAATTCCAGTCGGTACCAAAACGCCTGGGCGTGATCGGCGCTGGCGTGATCGGCCTGGAGTTGGGTTCGGTCTGGTCTCGCCTGGGTTCGCAAGTGACGGTGCTCGAAGCCCTGGACACGTTCCTGCTGGCTGCCGACACCGCAGTGTCCAAAGAAGCGCTGAAGACCCTGACCAAGCAAGGTCTGGACATCAAGCTGGGCGCTCGCGTGACTGGTTCGAAAGTCAACGGCGAAGAAGTTGTCGTGACCTACACCGACAAGGATGGCGAACAGACCATCACTTTCGACAAGCTGATCGTTGCCGTTGGTCGCCGTCCAGTGACCACTGATCTGCTGGCATCCGACAGCGGCGTGACCATCGACGAGCGTGGGTTTGTCCACGTCGACGATCACTGCGCGACCACCGTTCCTGGCGTCTACGCCATCGGCGACGTGGTTCGCGGCATGATGCTGGCACACAAGGCCTCCGAAGAGGGCATCATGGTGGTTGAGCGCATCAAGGGTCACAAGACCCAGATGAACTACGACCTGATCCCTTCGGTTATCTACACCCACCCGGAAATTGCATGGGTAGGCAAGAACGAACAGCAGTTGAAAGCTGAAGGCGTTGAAGTTAACGTCGGCACCTTCCCGTTTGCCGCTTCTGGCCGTGCCATGGCCGCGAACGATACTGGCGGTTTTGTCAAAGTCATCGCTGATGCCAAGACTGATCGCGTACTGGGCGTCCACGTGATTGGCCCAGGCGCAGCAGAACTGGTTCAGCAGGGCGCTATCGGTATGGAGTTCGGCACCAGCGCCGAAGACATCGGCATGATGGTTTTCTCCCATCCGACCCTGTCTGAAGCGCTGCACGAAGCCGCGTTGGCAGTGAATGGCCATGCCATCCACATTGCCAACAAGAAGAAGCGCTAA